GGCTGCCTCGGCAGTCGGAATGCCACCGTTACCGCTGTAGCCGCTATTGCCACCACGGCCGCCGTAGGGCGTGTATCCATTGGCGCTGCCGTTAAGGCTCGGATCAGCCGGCGGCGTGGGCCTAAGCGGATCCGTGACAGGCACGTTCGGCGTGCTCGGATCATTTGGATGCTCATTGGGGTCAGCAGCAGTGTCAAGAGTCCACATGGCATAGAGCGTGGAGGAGGCACCGTTCTTGTCAGCCAGGATACCGGCCTTGATAAGAGCGGCAAGCGTCTCGTCAGTGCCCAGCGCGATACCCGTGCCATCGGCTCTGGTGTTCCAGCCCGCAAAGAGGTAATGATCGCGCTTGAGGGCGGCTGCCTTGGTCAGGATGTCCTTGCAACCGTAGGAAACGGTCATCGGAGCAGCCTCGCCCCAGCCGCCGTTTGCGTCGTAATTGATCGTATAAGTATTAGTGGCGAAAATCGCTGTCAGAGTGATGTTGTGGAAGAGCGAGTAACCGGTCTTCTCGTCCGTGTACTTCGAGAGGCCCATAACGACCTCAGACGTCAGCTTGTCACGGTCGCGAATGGCGTCGGGCATGTCACCCAAGGTGCCGCTCGCCTTCCAGGTCACGAAGTGGTAGCCCTCGTTGGGATAGGCGGTGACGCCGGCAAGGGTCTTGTCGGAGCTGCCCTTGATGAGGCCATCGCCCGCGCTTACGGTCTGCGTCACCGTGGAGGTCTTATCACTGCTTCCGGACTGCACCTTGCCACCGTTCTCGACGGTGTAGATGATGTCCACGAAGATCTGCTTCCACTGCGCGTAAAGCTTCATGACATAGTTACTAGCGAGGACGCCAAGACCGGAGATATGCTCGCCAGCCCTATAAGCCGTGCCGCTACCATCGGGCTTGGTGTTCCAGCCATCGAAGCTATAGCCAAAACGCGTGAAGCCCGAATCGGCTATCGTGGCGCCGTGCGCAATCGTGACTTGGGTAGCGTCGGTGCTTCCATCTTCGGTGCCATTACCAAAGTAATTGATAGTCCAGTCGCGCTCGACCGCCGCATCGATGATCCAGCGCCACTCGATTCCGGGATACTCGCCATCTCCATACGGCATGCCGTGAGACGAGTTGCACACGACCGAAGTCGGCATGCCCTTGTCGTCCACGAGAATCGAGAGAGCGTCAATCTTGTAGAGATCGAAGACATAGTAATAAGTGTGATCCACGCCATCAATCGTTTCCACGTACGGGACGATGTTCCAATAGGCATCATCTACCGGGGAAAGGACAAGGCGCAGCTCGGAAGTGTTGGTACGCGCGAGATAATATTGACCAATCTGCAAAAGATAAAATCCCGCATACGAACCATCGGAAATGGACGTGAGTTGCCAAAGGATGGCCTCTTCCATTTCCGGATTGTAAAAACTGGTTATTTGATTTTCATTTTCGCCCAACCAGAAGTTGTCGTTTTTGTCCCACCGGATGAAGTACTGTCCGCTCTCCAGTGGGCGCGACACATCGTATAGCGTGCCGGGGGGTGCATTGCTATCTTGAGACGAAAGGGTGATAGCAGTGTTTGCAAAGTCGCTGCTAGATTCGTATATTTCACCCTCCTCGCCATTGTTGTCGGGAGTCACCGGAGTGGTAGCATCGCTCTCGTTTTGGACGGGAGCGGGCACCTCGTTCTTGTTCGAATCCTCGTTTTTGGAGTCGCCATTTTGCTCGCGACCGTCCTCGTCGAGGCTCGTGTTCTCATCATTTTCTACAGGGTTCTCGTCAGTCGTGTCGGTCGCGTCCGCCTCGGCGGAATCGCCCTTCTCGGCATCCTCGGAAACCTCGTCCGTGTCGAGGGCTTCGTCGCCATTCTCGGCGGCTTCAGCGTCCTCGTTCGTTTTCACGTCCGTTGAAACGTTCTCTTCGTCCTGCTCAAGGC
This window of the Coriobacteriaceae bacterium genome carries:
- a CDS encoding InlB B-repeat-containing protein, with the protein product MTRAQNIQRKLGLLAAALVLCLGVLALGAPALASASDLDAQKQGDILASEALNDTQMGSDEGLNAASPEKADTALTDEKALESAVGDDSEGLEQDEENVSTDVKTNEDAEAAENGDEALDTDEVSEDAEKGDSAEADATDTTDENPVENDENTSLDEDGREQNGDSKNEDSNKNEVPAPVQNESDATTPVTPDNNGEEGEIYESSSDFANTAITLSSQDSNAPPGTLYDVSRPLESGQYFIRWDKNDNFWLGENENQITSFYNPEMEEAILWQLTSISDGSYAGFYLLQIGQYYLARTNTSELRLVLSPVDDAYWNIVPYVETIDGVDHTYYYVFDLYKIDALSILVDDKGMPTSVVCNSSHGMPYGDGEYPGIEWRWIIDAAVERDWTINYFGNGTEDGSTDATQVTIAHGATIADSGFTRFGYSFDGWNTKPDGSGTAYRAGEHISGLGVLASNYVMKLYAQWKQIFVDIIYTVENGGKVQSGSSDKTSTVTQTVSAGDGLIKGSSDKTLAGVTAYPNEGYHFVTWKASGTLGDMPDAIRDRDKLTSEVVMGLSKYTDEKTGYSLFHNITLTAIFATNTYTINYDANGGWGEAAPMTVSYGCKDILTKAAALKRDHYLFAGWNTRADGTGIALGTDETLAALIKAGILADKNGASSTLYAMWTLDTAADPNEHPNDPSTPNVPVTDPLRPTPPADPSLNGSANGYTPYGGRGGNSGYSGNGGIPTAEAAEIAEAAEGMFEVPEVEEIQTIGAEDKGVFGGIADFLSTDTGRVVGTVAAVGVGVAAVAGVVGVGLSIAGASAGAAAAGAAGAAAAGAAGAASAAGAASAAGAAGAAGAGAAGAGAGAGGFFFRLRKRIARFFGFGKEDSEDDDEDSTEE